The Zetaproteobacteria bacterium genomic interval CTCTCTCTTTGCCTGCATGGTGGTCGTCGGCAGGGGGGAACCCTGCCCGGGCCTTTGTTGCGCGCAACGCCGCACTTCGTTGCTCCTGATTCCGCCGGGGGGCCGGTGTGTGGAGGGGCGTTGCGCGGGTGGGGTTCCGTCGGCCCGGATCGCGCAGTGCTCAGGAGAGGCGGAGCAACCCCTTCATCACCATGTCGGTGTAGCTGACGATACCGATGATCTCGCCCTCCCGGTCGACCACCGGCGCCCGGGAGAGGCCGAAGTGGTGGAACAGGGCGCTGGCGTGGCGGATATCCATGTCGGGGTGGACGGTGATCGCCGGCTTGGTCATCACCTCGTAGACCGAGACGCGGTCGGGTGAGCGGTCCTGGGCCAGCACCTTGCTGGCGATGTCGGCGATGACCACGATGCCGTATTCGTCGTTGGCGTGGCGCTTGTTGACGATCAGGCACTTGGTTTCGACATGCCGCATCATCTCCAGTGCCTGACGCACCGTGGCCACACCCTCCACCAGGTCGTACTTCAGTTTCATCACATCGCGTACCGCAATGCCGGAGACATTAGTCTGGGTCATGGCTGCGTCAACCTCCCTTCCGCGTCGACGGGGTATTGCGTGGCCGTCACAACTTCTCCTCCACCTCGTCGAGCAGGATCTCGATCTGCGACTTGAGTCCGATGCTGTCTTCGAGATCGAGCTGTACCGCCATGCCGCTGCCCGGGTTGTTGTCAAAATCGGCCACCTCGGCGATCCGTTCGAGGATCTTGCGGCTTAGATGCTGCTCGACGACGAACATCAGCACGTCGCGCTGCGCATCGACCGCCAGGCCGAAGAAGCTCTTTTTGCGTGACAGCCCCTCGCCGCGCACGTTGTTGACCACGGTCGCCCCGGTCGCCCCCGCCGCGCGCGCGGCGGCCATGATCTCGTCGGTACGCCGTTCGTCGACGAAGGCGATGATCAGTTTGAAGTGCATGGATGATCGAATCGCAAAAAGTCCCTCCATGGACTTTTTGCTCGACGGGGATCGAAGAGCGGGGCTTGCCTCGTGGCGGTGGTGTCGACCTCGCGCAGGGTCGGCATGGCTCTAGCCTCCGGCTCGGGCCGAGGCGATCGCCGCCATGTTGACGATGTCGTCGATCGAGGCCCCGGTCTGGAGCACATGGGCCTGACAGGGAAGCCCGATCAGGATCGGACCGATGGCCGTACCCCCGCCAAGCTCGCGCAGCAGCTTGTAGCAGATGTTGCCCGCCTGCATGGTGGGAAAGATCAAAACATTGGCCGCCTCCTTGAGGCGGCAGAAGGGGTAGGCCTCCTGGATGGCCGCATTGACCGCCGTATCGGCCTGCATCTCGCCGTCGACCACCAGATCCGGGGCCTCTTTCTGCAGGATGCGCACCGCCTCGGCGACGCGCGCGGCCTCCGGGTGGTCGCTGCTGCCGAAGTTGGAGAAGGAGAGCATCGCCACCCGTGGCTCGCACCCCAGGCGGGCGGCGGTGTCCGCCGCCAGCCGGGCCAGTTCGGCCAGCTGTTCGGCGCTCATCGTGACGTTGACCGTGCAGTCGGCCATGAAGAAGGCGCCGCGCTCCATGATCAGCACATACATGCCGAAGACGCGGTGCTGCCGGCCGGAGGTGACATCGTGCGCCAGCACCTTGAGCAGCGGCCGCAGTGCGTTGGGGTAGTGGGCGGTGCGGCCGGTGAGCAGGCCGTCGGCGAAGCCCTGCCGCACCAGCATGGCGGCGAAGATGTTGGCGTCGGAGGCGAGCAGATGGCGGGCGTCGTGGCGTAGCACACCGTGGCGCTTGCGGTCGAAGTAGTAGGCGTCGGCCAGGCTGTCGAACCGGGCGTCTTCCACCGTCGGGTCGATCCGGTCGACGTCATCGAGCGCGATCTCGCCCTCGCGGGCGATCGTATCGATCACCCTCCGGCGGCCGATGAGCAGCGGGCGGGCGATGCCCATCTCGGCGATCAGCGAGGCTGCGCGCACCACCGTCTCGTCCTCGCCCTCGGCCAGCACCAGCCGGATCGGCCGGTTGCGCGCCTTGTCCATCACCCAGCGCATGAAGTGGCGTGAGCGGTCGATGCGCGAGGCGAGCTCGTGGCGGTACTCCACCTCGTCCCGCAGCGGCTTGCGCGCCACGCCGCTCTCGGTCGCCGCCCGGGCCACCGCCGCCGGCACCACTTCGATCAGCCGTGGGTCGAACGGCTTGGGCAGGATGTACTCCGGGCCGAAGCGCAGGCTCTGCAGGCCGTAGGCCTTGAGCACCGAGGAGGGGACCTCCTCGCGGGCCAGCCCGGCCAGCGCGTGGACGGCGGCGATCTTCATCTCCTCGTTGAAGGTGGTGGCGCGCACATCGAGGGCACCGCGGAAGAGGAACGGGAAGCCGAGTACATTGTTGACCTGGTTGGGGTGGTCGGAGCGGCCGGTGGCCATGATCAGGTCCCGGCGGGTGCGCATGGCCACGTCGTAGGGGATCTCGGGTTCGGGGTTGGCCATGGCGAAGACGATCGGCCGCGGCGCCATTGAGGCCAGCATCTCCGGTGTGACCACGTTGCCCGAGGAGAGGCCGATGAAGACATCGGCGCCGGCCATCGCCTCGGCCAGCGTCCGCTCCGGCCGCTCGGTGGCGAACCAGGCCTTGTGCGGCGGCAGCTCTTCATCACGTTCCTTGTGGATCACCCCCTTGCGGTCGAGGAAGAGGATCTGTTCCCGCTTCGCCCCGAGCTCCTCGATCAGACGCATGCAGGCGAAGCCGGCCGCCCCCGCGCCGAGGCAGACGATGCGCACATCGCCGATCTCCTTCTCCTGCAGGATCAGGGCGTTGATGAGGCCGGCGGCCATGATCACCGCCGTGCCGTGCTGGTCGTCGTGCAACACCGGGATGTTGACCCGCTTCTTCAGTTCCTCCTCGATGATGAAGCACTCCGGTGCCTTGATGTCCTCGAGGTTGATGCCACCGAAGGTCGGCTCCAGCCGGGCGACGGTCTCCACCAGCGCCATTGGATCACGCTCGTTCAGCTCCAGGTCGAACACATCGACATCGGCGAAGCGCTTGAAGAGCACCCCCTTGCCCTCCATCACCGG includes:
- a CDS encoding CBS domain-containing protein, which produces MTQTNVSGIAVRDVMKLKYDLVEGVATVRQALEMMRHVETKCLIVNKRHANDEYGIVVIADIASKVLAQDRSPDRVSVYEVMTKPAITVHPDMDIRHASALFHHFGLSRAPVVDREGEIIGIVSYTDMVMKGLLRLS
- a CDS encoding P-II family nitrogen regulator, with protein sequence MHFKLIIAFVDERRTDEIMAAARAAGATGATVVNNVRGEGLSRKKSFFGLAVDAQRDVLMFVVEQHLSRKILERIAEVADFDNNPGSGMAVQLDLEDSIGLKSQIEILLDEVEEKL
- a CDS encoding NADP-dependent malic enzyme; its protein translation is MNSRQEALDYHRLPRPGKICVEPSVPCVTQRDLALAYTPGVAEPCRAIAADPDLADDYTARANLVAVVTNGTAVLGLGDIGPLAGKPVMEGKGVLFKRFADVDVFDLELNERDPMALVETVARLEPTFGGINLEDIKAPECFIIEEELKKRVNIPVLHDDQHGTAVIMAAGLINALILQEKEIGDVRIVCLGAGAAGFACMRLIEELGAKREQILFLDRKGVIHKERDEELPPHKAWFATERPERTLAEAMAGADVFIGLSSGNVVTPEMLASMAPRPIVFAMANPEPEIPYDVAMRTRRDLIMATGRSDHPNQVNNVLGFPFLFRGALDVRATTFNEEMKIAAVHALAGLAREEVPSSVLKAYGLQSLRFGPEYILPKPFDPRLIEVVPAAVARAATESGVARKPLRDEVEYRHELASRIDRSRHFMRWVMDKARNRPIRLVLAEGEDETVVRAASLIAEMGIARPLLIGRRRVIDTIAREGEIALDDVDRIDPTVEDARFDSLADAYYFDRKRHGVLRHDARHLLASDANIFAAMLVRQGFADGLLTGRTAHYPNALRPLLKVLAHDVTSGRQHRVFGMYVLIMERGAFFMADCTVNVTMSAEQLAELARLAADTAARLGCEPRVAMLSFSNFGSSDHPEAARVAEAVRILQKEAPDLVVDGEMQADTAVNAAIQEAYPFCRLKEAANVLIFPTMQAGNICYKLLRELGGGTAIGPILIGLPCQAHVLQTGASIDDIVNMAAIASARAGG